The following proteins are encoded in a genomic region of candidate division WOR-3 bacterium:
- the ruvB gene encoding Holliday junction branch migration DNA helicase RuvB → MKERTLSGIKFEGEEIFELTLRPKKLEDFVGQRNTVENLKVFIEAAKKRKEPLEHILLFGPPGLGKTTLAHIIAHEMDVNIYPTSGPILERPFDLAGILSNLRYGDIIFIDEIHRVNRTVEEYLYPALEDFHLDIMQDKGMGAQSLRLKLERFTLIGATTRSGLLTAPLRSRFGISFRLDYYPPEDLEQIVRRSAKILKIRITKDAGMEIARRSRGTPRVANRLLRRVRDFAQVQNKEIIDREICEYALAKLDVDKRGLDEMDKRILLTIIEKFQGGPVGINSLAVAVGEDAQTIEEVFEPFLIMEGFIKRTPRGREVTPLAYEHLNIKPDHGPLFRQNPD, encoded by the coding sequence ATGAAAGAAAGGACTCTTTCCGGTATAAAATTTGAAGGGGAAGAAATTTTTGAATTGACCCTCCGACCGAAAAAACTTGAAGATTTTGTCGGGCAGAGAAATACCGTGGAAAACTTAAAGGTTTTTATCGAGGCAGCAAAAAAAAGAAAAGAGCCCCTGGAACACATCCTGCTCTTTGGTCCCCCGGGTTTGGGCAAAACCACCCTTGCCCATATCATTGCCCATGAGATGGATGTAAATATCTATCCCACCTCTGGACCGATTCTGGAGCGACCCTTTGATCTCGCAGGAATCCTGAGTAATCTGCGGTATGGAGATATCATCTTTATCGATGAGATCCACCGGGTCAATCGGACAGTGGAGGAATATCTTTATCCTGCTCTGGAGGATTTCCATCTGGATATCATGCAGGACAAAGGAATGGGTGCACAGAGTTTACGCCTGAAATTAGAACGGTTTACACTCATCGGCGCCACTACCCGTTCGGGTCTCTTGACCGCACCTTTGCGTTCACGGTTTGGGATAAGTTTCCGGCTTGATTATTACCCCCCAGAAGATTTAGAACAAATCGTTCGGCGTTCAGCCAAAATTTTAAAAATAAGGATCACCAAGGATGCGGGTATGGAAATCGCCCGAAGATCCCGGGGAACGCCGCGGGTCGCCAACAGATTATTAAGAAGGGTGCGTGATTTTGCTCAGGTCCAGAATAAAGAGATAATCGACCGGGAGATCTGTGAATATGCCCTGGCAAAACTCGACGTAGACAAAAGAGGGCTAGATGAGATGGACAAAAGGATATTGCTTACCATCATTGAGAAATTCCAGGGTGGACCTGTAGGTATCAACAGCCTTGCTGTGGCAGTGGGTGAGGATGCCCAGACCATCGAAGAAGTCTTTGAGCCTTTTTTAATCATGGAGGGTTTCATAAAAAGGACCCCTCGGGGTCGGGAAGTAACACCCTTGGCTTATGAACATTTAAATATCAAACCCGACCACGGACCCCTGTTCCGCCAAAATCCTGATTGA
- the ruvA gene encoding Holliday junction branch migration protein RuvA, which produces MIGRLKGIILEKNPPFLLLDVSGIGFLIQLPLNAFDLLTSNEEVILYTKCVIKEEEMLLFGFLNKVELELFETLIAVPGLGPKSALTLLSNFSPEELTRAIEEENLDLLSSVPRIGKKLASKIILETKGKLSFVRTSGNFEQALNALCALGLNRAEALARLKGLPADLPIEELIKRALRGR; this is translated from the coding sequence ATGATCGGTAGACTTAAGGGCATAATCCTGGAGAAGAATCCCCCTTTTTTATTATTGGATGTTTCCGGGATTGGCTTTTTAATTCAATTACCTCTAAACGCATTCGATTTATTGACATCGAATGAAGAGGTAATATTGTACACGAAGTGTGTGATCAAAGAAGAAGAGATGCTTCTCTTTGGTTTTCTTAATAAGGTGGAATTAGAATTATTTGAGACCTTAATTGCTGTTCCCGGGCTGGGACCAAAATCCGCCCTCACATTACTTTCCAATTTTTCGCCAGAAGAACTTACCCGGGCAATTGAGGAAGAAAATCTGGATCTCCTTTCTTCGGTTCCAAGGATTGGGAAAAAGCTCGCGAGCAAAATTATCTTGGAAACAAAAGGGAAGTTAAGCTTTGTGCGCACTTCGGGCAATTTTGAACAGGCCCTGAATGCCCTCTGTGCCCTGGGATTAAACCGTGCTGAAGCTCTTGCCCGGCTCAAAGGTCTACCCGCGGATTTGCCGATTGAGGAGCTCATCAAAAGAGCATTGAGGGGGAGATGA
- the ruvC gene encoding crossover junction endodeoxyribonuclease RuvC, which produces MKILGLDPGLTATGYGILSDHKGISFGTIRPKEKDYFKKIAFICEHISLILRKYKPEVASLEKAFFQKNVSSLIKISELRGAIIYLLLKNNIRVLEYTPAQIKLATTGNGRASKSQVRFIMERTILKSKKPISHHAVDALAIAYTAMRRFR; this is translated from the coding sequence ATGAAGATATTAGGGCTTGACCCCGGGCTCACCGCCACTGGCTATGGTATACTTAGCGACCACAAAGGAATATCATTCGGAACGATTAGACCGAAGGAGAAGGATTATTTTAAGAAGATTGCTTTTATATGTGAACATATCAGTCTGATTTTACGAAAATATAAGCCAGAGGTCGCTTCTCTGGAAAAGGCTTTTTTTCAGAAAAATGTTTCAAGTTTAATCAAGATTTCAGAGCTGCGCGGGGCGATCATCTATTTACTCCTAAAAAATAATATCCGGGTATTAGAATACACTCCGGCACAGATAAAGCTTGCCACCACCGGCAATGGTCGGGCGTCAAAAAGCCAGGTGCGGTTCATCATGGAAAGAACAATCTTGAAAAGCAAAAAGCCCATTTCCCATCATGCAGTAGATGCCCTGGCTATTGCCTATACGGCGATGAGAAGATTTAGATGA
- a CDS encoding YebC/PmpR family DNA-binding transcriptional regulator: MSGHSKWAKIKRKKAGADAARGRLFTKLIREITVAARQGGGDPNANPRLRTAIEEAKAANMPNENIERAIKRGTGQLNDGQALEEVIYEGYGPNGVALLIEAVTDNRNRTTSEIKHVLARHNGSLGTQGSVAWQFQTRGIITIDAKKYDEDIILSLALDGGALDVKTEDDNYQVITTPETFHKIKEIFKNNNIEILSSEITKIPQNTIPLNEKDAEKVLKLFEALDELDDVQHVYSNFDIPDEIMEKISNQS, translated from the coding sequence ATGTCAGGACATTCTAAGTGGGCAAAGATTAAAAGAAAGAAAGCCGGTGCGGATGCAGCCCGGGGTAGATTGTTCACCAAATTAATTCGGGAAATTACGGTTGCTGCACGGCAAGGGGGTGGTGATCCGAATGCGAACCCCCGGTTGCGGACTGCGATCGAAGAGGCGAAAGCGGCGAATATGCCCAATGAGAATATTGAAAGGGCAATAAAAAGAGGGACTGGTCAGCTGAACGACGGTCAGGCCCTGGAAGAGGTGATATATGAAGGATATGGTCCTAACGGCGTTGCTTTATTGATTGAGGCCGTGACCGATAATCGTAACCGGACGACGAGTGAGATCAAACATGTCCTGGCAAGGCATAACGGTAGTTTAGGAACTCAAGGTTCGGTTGCTTGGCAGTTCCAAACTCGGGGGATCATTACTATCGATGCGAAGAAGTATGATGAAGATATCATCCTTAGTTTGGCACTTGATGGTGGTGCTCTGGATGTGAAGACTGAGGATGATAATTACCAGGTGATCACGACCCCAGAGACTTTCCATAAGATAAAAGAGATATTTAAAAATAACAATATCGAAATCTTGAGCAGTGAAATTACCAAGATTCCGCAGAATACCATCCCCTTGAATGAGAAAGATGCGGAGAAAGTATTAAAACTTTTTGAAGCCCTTGATGAGCTTGATGATGTCCAGCATGTCTATAGCAATTTCGATATTCCGGACGAGATAATGGAGAAAATCTCTAATCAGAGCTAA
- a CDS encoding D-cysteine desulfhydrase family protein — protein sequence MRKIKQLKPIKITHPTPIEELKGVHRKTKIYLKRDDLNGLLVSGNKVRKLEYLIADARNQKCDTIITCGAVQSNHCRTTAAFCKMFGYDCHLFLRTKDKPEYTGNLLLDELLGAKIRFITPEEYKNRDKIMQEYARTLRGRKPYIIPEGGSNGIGALGYIECMREMADFIKREKIDALYCAVGSGGTYSGLLLGKKLLKLDITLNGVIICDTVEYFTQRILEICNSAIEKFNFKIDVQVSDITLIDGYVGAGYGIPYPEAIATIKNIAKKGIILEPVYTGKAFYGMLEDLTKRKYKKVLFIHTGGIFSIFAYAREFVNP from the coding sequence ATGAGAAAAATAAAACAACTCAAACCAATCAAAATAACCCACCCCACACCCATTGAGGAGTTAAAGGGGGTGCATAGAAAAACCAAAATCTACCTAAAGCGCGATGATCTGAATGGACTTCTAGTCTCCGGTAATAAAGTCCGAAAACTTGAATATTTAATTGCGGATGCCCGTAATCAAAAGTGTGATACAATCATTACCTGCGGAGCAGTTCAGTCCAATCACTGTCGGACCACAGCTGCCTTCTGTAAGATGTTTGGCTATGATTGTCATCTGTTTTTGCGGACGAAAGACAAGCCCGAGTACACCGGTAATCTACTGCTGGATGAACTGCTCGGTGCCAAGATAAGATTTATTACTCCTGAGGAATACAAAAATCGGGATAAAATAATGCAGGAATATGCCCGCACGCTAAGGGGGAGAAAACCTTACATCATCCCAGAAGGTGGTTCTAATGGCATCGGTGCCCTGGGTTATATTGAATGCATGCGTGAGATGGCAGATTTCATTAAACGGGAAAAGATCGACGCCCTCTATTGTGCAGTAGGTTCCGGAGGAACCTATTCGGGGTTGTTATTGGGCAAAAAACTATTAAAACTTGATATCACGTTAAATGGAGTGATAATTTGTGATACCGTTGAATACTTTACCCAGCGAATTCTGGAGATCTGTAATAGTGCAATTGAGAAATTTAATTTTAAAATAGATGTGCAGGTTTCAGATATTACGCTCATTGACGGTTATGTGGGTGCGGGCTATGGAATTCCTTATCCGGAGGCTATTGCAACAATCAAAAATATTGCAAAAAAAGGGATAATTCTGGAGCCAGTTTATACCGGGAAGGCATTTTACGGTATGCTTGAGGATTTAACAAAAAGAAAGTACAAAAAGGTTCTTTTCATCCATACCGGTGGTATCTTTAGCATCTTCGCCTACGCCCGGGAGTTTGTTAACCCTTGA
- a CDS encoding HD domain-containing protein, translated as MTQLIEEIRKNSSIQMIVALRRRQKLYLVGGTIRDLFLGIKPKDYDFAVSGSGINFARRVAKTIKGAFVLLSAEDDEARVVKDGIIYDFIGFKDDIINDLNRRDFTINALAVDLDNLELLDPAGGLKDLRNRIIRPTTKSSLQEDPLRILRAFRFALELNFKIDETFYLLAQNISLQDIAAERIGYEFIRITSADHSYEMILKMNEMGLFQQLFPEAGKIIEDQLLWGHSLNTYRALEILMEKGFFKNLEPEFSNYFALDKRKALLKIAGLFHDVAKPDTFLIKEGDVHFYGHDTKGARIVEVIGYKRLKLSRNDVQVMKKLVKEHMRPHLLAANQELTDRAIRRFFRDLGEDYFGAMMLAWADGYATGGRTRHLEKIFIRMIELKRADEAKPKVERLVNGYDLIAIGLKPGPIFKIILQELLDLQLEGKIKTKEEGLTIAKEIYEKNKTTQTNQNNPPHTH; from the coding sequence ATGACCCAGTTAATAGAAGAGATAAGAAAAAATTCATCTATCCAGATGATAGTGGCATTAAGGCGGCGACAAAAGCTTTATCTGGTCGGAGGGACGATTCGCGATTTGTTCTTGGGCATAAAACCGAAGGATTATGATTTTGCGGTCAGTGGTTCCGGCATTAATTTTGCCCGTAGGGTGGCTAAGACGATAAAAGGCGCCTTTGTGTTGCTAAGCGCCGAGGACGATGAAGCCCGGGTGGTAAAAGACGGCATTATCTATGACTTCATCGGATTCAAGGATGATATAATTAACGATTTGAACAGGCGTGATTTTACCATCAATGCCTTGGCAGTTGATTTAGATAACCTGGAATTACTTGATCCTGCCGGGGGTTTGAAGGACTTAAGAAACCGGATAATCCGCCCTACCACGAAAAGTTCTTTACAGGAAGATCCATTGCGGATACTCAGGGCATTCCGTTTTGCCCTGGAATTGAATTTTAAAATTGATGAGACCTTCTACCTATTGGCACAAAATATCAGCCTTCAGGATATTGCCGCAGAAAGGATTGGCTATGAATTCATCCGGATAACTTCGGCAGACCATTCATACGAAATGATTTTAAAAATGAATGAGATGGGATTATTTCAACAGCTCTTTCCTGAAGCTGGAAAGATAATAGAAGATCAATTGCTTTGGGGGCATTCCCTGAATACCTATCGTGCCCTTGAGATTTTAATGGAGAAAGGATTTTTTAAAAATTTGGAGCCGGAATTTTCGAATTATTTTGCGCTTGATAAAAGGAAAGCACTGCTTAAGATTGCCGGATTATTTCATGATGTCGCCAAACCGGATACGTTCTTGATCAAAGAAGGGGATGTCCATTTTTATGGTCATGATACAAAAGGTGCAAGAATTGTGGAGGTTATCGGTTATAAGCGTCTGAAATTATCACGCAACGATGTCCAAGTAATGAAGAAATTGGTGAAAGAACACATGCGTCCTCATCTTCTTGCAGCTAATCAAGAATTGACCGATCGGGCGATAAGAAGATTTTTCCGGGATTTGGGGGAGGATTATTTTGGGGCGATGATGCTTGCCTGGGCTGATGGTTATGCTACCGGCGGGAGGACCCGGCATCTGGAAAAGATATTTATACGGATGATTGAATTGAAAAGGGCTGATGAGGCAAAACCGAAAGTAGAGAGGCTTGTAAATGGTTATGATTTGATTGCAATCGGTCTGAAGCCCGGACCGATATTCAAAATCATTCTTCAAGAACTGCTGGATTTACAACTTGAAGGGAAGATCAAAACTAAAGAAGAAGGTTTAACGATAGCCAAGGAGATTTATGAGAAAAATAAAACAACTCAAACCAATCAAAATAACCCACCCCACACCCATTGA
- the rfbD gene encoding dTDP-4-dehydrorhamnose reductase, with protein MKVFITGAQGCLGLAFQEILKCQRVNYLGIDIPQLDITDFKRLKEAILSYHPDVVCHFAAISDVDLCEREPEMALRVNTLATLGIALIARKIDAKLLYTSTNFVFDGKGESPYYEYDQPNPISIYGRTKYFGEQYIKEVHTRYYIVRTAWIFGKNSKTFASKFLLQKDKPHSINVICDQIGSFTYVEDLAEAIFEIIKSENYGTYHIVNSEYGTWLDFLLRAKELMHFSTELIPVKTEELDLPAPRPRFAPLGSRNYEFLFGKRMPPWQDALAEFIKMINRNSI; from the coding sequence ATGAAGGTCTTTATCACTGGTGCCCAGGGTTGCCTGGGTCTAGCATTCCAGGAAATCCTTAAATGTCAACGAGTAAATTATTTAGGTATCGATATTCCTCAGTTAGATATTACCGACTTCAAACGGTTGAAAGAGGCTATTTTAAGTTATCATCCCGATGTAGTCTGCCATTTTGCGGCAATTAGTGATGTAGACCTTTGTGAAAGAGAACCGGAAATGGCGCTGAGGGTAAACACACTTGCGACCTTAGGTATAGCTTTGATCGCCCGCAAAATTGATGCAAAGTTGCTTTATACCAGTACCAATTTTGTATTTGATGGTAAGGGAGAAAGTCCTTACTATGAATATGACCAGCCCAATCCGATCAGTATCTACGGAAGGACGAAGTATTTTGGTGAGCAGTACATAAAAGAAGTACACACTCGGTATTACATTGTGCGCACGGCTTGGATATTCGGAAAAAATTCCAAGACTTTTGCATCAAAATTTCTTCTACAAAAGGATAAACCTCATTCAATAAATGTGATCTGCGATCAGATCGGTTCTTTTACCTATGTCGAAGATCTCGCAGAGGCAATTTTCGAGATTATAAAATCCGAAAATTACGGGACCTATCATATTGTAAATAGCGAATACGGGACCTGGCTTGATTTTTTGTTGCGGGCAAAAGAATTAATGCATTTCAGCACTGAATTGATTCCGGTAAAAACCGAAGAGCTTGATCTTCCTGCACCACGACCTCGTTTCGCCCCGCTGGGTTCAAGAAATTATGAATTTTTGTTTGGCAAAAGAATGCCTCCATGGCAAGATGCCTTGGCCGAGTTTATAAAAATGATTAACAGGAATAGCATCTAA
- a CDS encoding N-acetylmuramoyl-L-alanine amidase: MRRLFFLLSLFYHFLVAGRVQICLNPGHGGKDPGTENPRYGASGPYEKDFNLYIAQVCEEDLVWTLGFSVSMTRINDLTPSTKLSLKKRVKMAKGEIENPYTGQCDTADILINIHNNGHESRAAHGTETYWYADSTLAHYVHTHMFNYISGFPHASNRGLKRRGLYELTQFPGPACYAECAFVTHDTFPNGQWYQLKAKYPGF; encoded by the coding sequence ATGAGGCGTCTTTTTTTCTTACTATCTCTTTTCTATCATTTTCTCGTGGCCGGCCGGGTTCAGATATGTCTAAACCCAGGCCACGGTGGAAAGGACCCGGGAACAGAAAATCCAAGATATGGTGCAAGCGGTCCCTATGAGAAGGACTTTAATCTTTACATTGCGCAGGTGTGCGAAGAAGATTTAGTGTGGACGTTAGGATTTAGTGTTTCTATGACAAGGATTAACGATTTGACTCCCTCTACTAAATTGTCATTGAAGAAAAGGGTGAAGATGGCTAAGGGGGAGATAGAAAATCCATATACTGGCCAGTGTGACACTGCGGATATTTTGATAAATATTCATAATAATGGCCACGAAAGTAGAGCGGCGCATGGAACGGAAACATACTGGTATGCTGATTCCACACTTGCCCATTATGTTCATACTCATATGTTTAATTATATTTCAGGTTTCCCACACGCTTCTAATCGTGGATTAAAAAGGAGGGGGTTATATGAACTAACGCAGTTTCCGGGGCCAGCCTGTTATGCAGAATGTGCATTTGTAACACATGATACATTCCCTAATGGACAGTGGTATCAGCTTAAAGCGAAATACCCTGGTTTTTAA
- the queC gene encoding 7-cyano-7-deazaguanine synthase QueC, producing MKPKSIILLSGGLDSTVSAAIAAKKTRPLFALTIDYGQRAAGMEILASSRICRALKIKHKIIKLPFFKEFKKCSLITDYRSPTNLKDIWVPNRNALFINIAACFAEYYNADLIVTGFNLEEAREFPDNTKDFINAINKTLQFSTLNKVKVVSYVANYTKREIYKLGLKYNAPMQHIYSCYLGGRKMCGKCPSCLKLKDAIKKY from the coding sequence ATGAAGCCTAAGAGTATTATTCTTTTATCCGGCGGATTGGATTCAACCGTGAGTGCGGCAATTGCGGCTAAAAAGACAAGGCCGTTATTTGCCTTGACGATTGATTATGGACAGCGTGCCGCAGGGATGGAAATTTTAGCCTCAAGTAGAATCTGCCGCGCCTTGAAAATCAAACATAAAATAATCAAACTACCCTTCTTCAAAGAATTCAAAAAATGTTCTTTAATTACTGATTACCGATCACCAACTAACTTAAAAGACATCTGGGTTCCCAACCGCAACGCCTTATTTATAAATATTGCAGCCTGCTTTGCTGAATACTACAATGCGGATTTGATTGTCACCGGATTCAATCTTGAAGAGGCAAGGGAATTTCCGGATAATACAAAAGATTTTATCAATGCAATAAACAAAACCTTGCAATTCAGTACGCTAAATAAAGTGAAGGTAGTAAGTTATGTAGCAAATTATACAAAAAGAGAGATTTATAAACTCGGCTTAAAATATAATGCACCAATGCAGCATATTTATTCCTGTTATCTCGGTGGCAGAAAAATGTGTGGCAAGTGCCCCTCGTGTTTGAAACTAAAAGATGCAATAAAAAAGTATTAA
- a CDS encoding sigma-54 dependent transcriptional regulator gives MKLLLVEDEQAQRALLKRILEKEGYIVSEAEDGKRAIELFTNEDFDIVLLDQRLPDMSGIEVIEKLKEISPIVPVIMITAYANVQDAVKAMKMGAFHYLNKPVDPDELLITIQKATDTLNLKRENEELKRQLRIKYQSDRIIYKSEKMEKVMSLVYRAAQSDASVLITGESGTGKELVAGAIHNLSKRKDKNFVVAHLAALPETLIEAELFGHERGAFTGADKRRIGKFEFASGGTIFLDEIGELPQTVQVKLLRVLQEKKITRLGSNEEIPVDIRTICATNKNIEEEVAVGRFRDDLYYRLNVIRIHIPPLRERKEDIPLLIDNFIKVYSARENKKIKGISDEALKTITRYNFPGNIRELENIIERAIVFARGELITTDDLPEYLITQKVYNLGTGKLNETVEKIEREMIEMALKKHNNNQTRAAEELGISERVLRYKIKKYKIKE, from the coding sequence ATGAAGTTGTTATTGGTTGAAGATGAACAGGCACAGCGAGCACTTTTGAAAAGAATTTTGGAAAAAGAAGGATACATAGTAAGCGAGGCAGAGGACGGCAAAAGAGCAATAGAATTATTCACCAATGAAGATTTTGATATTGTTCTGCTTGACCAGCGTCTGCCGGATATGAGCGGAATTGAGGTGATTGAAAAGTTAAAAGAGATAAGTCCCATTGTTCCCGTGATAATGATTACCGCCTATGCCAATGTGCAGGATGCAGTAAAGGCAATGAAAATGGGGGCATTCCATTATCTTAACAAACCGGTTGACCCTGATGAATTGCTCATAACGATTCAGAAGGCGACTGATACACTCAATCTAAAGAGAGAAAATGAAGAATTAAAAAGACAGTTGAGGATAAAATATCAATCGGACCGGATTATCTATAAATCAGAAAAAATGGAAAAGGTGATGTCCCTTGTTTATCGGGCGGCTCAGAGTGATGCCAGTGTTCTGATCACCGGGGAGAGCGGAACCGGTAAGGAATTAGTTGCAGGTGCTATTCACAACTTATCAAAAAGAAAGGACAAAAACTTTGTGGTGGCACATCTTGCCGCATTACCTGAAACCCTGATTGAGGCAGAATTATTCGGGCACGAGCGTGGTGCTTTTACTGGTGCAGACAAAAGAAGAATTGGAAAATTTGAATTTGCCTCTGGTGGAACGATATTTCTTGATGAGATTGGCGAACTCCCACAGACCGTGCAGGTAAAATTGCTCCGGGTGCTTCAGGAGAAGAAGATTACCCGTCTTGGGTCTAACGAAGAAATACCAGTAGATATTAGAACCATTTGTGCGACGAACAAAAATATTGAAGAAGAAGTAGCGGTGGGAAGATTCCGCGATGATTTATATTATCGGCTCAATGTGATAAGAATACATATCCCACCATTGCGGGAGCGTAAAGAAGATATCCCATTGCTCATTGACAATTTTATAAAAGTCTATTCCGCGCGGGAAAATAAAAAGATTAAAGGGATAAGTGATGAGGCATTGAAGACGATTACAAGATATAATTTTCCGGGCAATATCCGGGAACTGGAAAATATCATTGAACGGGCGATTGTCTTTGCACGGGGTGAGTTGATTACCACAGATGACCTGCCTGAATATTTAATTACGCAAAAAGTATATAATTTAGGAACAGGAAAATTGAACGAAACCGTGGAAAAAATTGAAAGAGAAATGATTGAAATGGCATTAAAAAAACATAATAATAATCAAACCCGCGCCGCTGAAGAACTGGGCATTTCAGAGCGGGTTTTGAGGTATAAAATCAAGAAATACAAGATAAAGGAATAG
- a CDS encoding HAMP domain-containing sensor histidine kinase yields MKKNLFIILVIFITCGAGFFSVYLNNTHLTQTFEQSSENTFFLLTSLVEHYLYESKNSDKGISNIKINEIFDRIVETSDLLYFAVLDEDKKPVIFSTLYEDYLPIRGEGRYVIKTPAGNIFQIERKLFDKYFVAGFALRPLENIRFTNSFLIISIIGIFAVSTLILSVGVMQLEKYKTAKEKEVANLREINALATGFSHEFRNSLHTLSLLARALSGDEAKILNAEIERMKAVMDSLKLLSRAEIKKEKIEVQDLMNEALSICKGIIPEGVNVNQSVKPNLIITGDSVLLTTALVNLIRNSIEAKAKNIMVSSFKKGNKILIEIIDDGAGVDKNDINRIFEPFYSKKGQTGLGLYLVKKIITAHSGNIEVYSDNGTKFVVSLKEG; encoded by the coding sequence GTGAAGAAGAATTTGTTTATCATATTGGTTATATTCATTACTTGTGGTGCGGGCTTTTTTTCTGTTTACTTGAACAATACCCATCTTACCCAAACCTTTGAGCAGTCATCAGAAAATACCTTTTTTCTACTTACCAGTCTTGTGGAGCACTATTTGTATGAATCAAAGAATAGCGATAAAGGAATTAGTAATATCAAGATAAATGAAATCTTTGATCGGATAGTTGAAACTTCAGACCTTCTGTATTTTGCAGTGCTGGATGAAGATAAAAAGCCCGTGATATTCAGCACTCTATATGAGGACTATCTACCGATTAGAGGAGAAGGTAGATATGTGATAAAGACCCCTGCGGGCAATATTTTTCAGATTGAACGAAAGCTCTTTGATAAATATTTTGTTGCTGGTTTTGCATTGAGACCCCTGGAAAATATTCGATTTACAAATTCTTTTCTTATCATTTCTATTATTGGAATTTTTGCGGTCAGCACTTTGATTCTTTCGGTCGGTGTAATGCAACTTGAAAAATATAAAACTGCAAAAGAAAAGGAAGTTGCCAATTTGCGAGAGATAAATGCCCTTGCTACAGGATTCAGCCATGAATTCAGGAATTCACTCCATACCCTATCGCTTCTTGCCCGCGCACTCAGCGGTGACGAAGCAAAAATCTTGAATGCCGAGATTGAAAGAATGAAGGCAGTGATGGATTCTTTGAAATTGTTGAGTCGGGCTGAAATAAAAAAAGAAAAGATAGAAGTCCAAGACTTGATGAATGAAGCACTCTCTATTTGTAAAGGAATCATACCCGAAGGTGTCAATGTCAATCAGAGTGTAAAGCCAAATCTTATTATCACCGGTGATTCGGTGCTTCTGACCACTGCCCTGGTCAATCTGATAAGAAATAGCATAGAAGCAAAGGCAAAGAATATAATGGTGAGCAGCTTTAAGAAGGGAAATAAGATCTTAATAGAAATCATTGATGATGGAGCAGGGGTTGATAAAAACGATATCAACCGCATATTTGAACCATTTTATTCTAAAAAAGGGCAGACCGGTCTTGGTTTGTATCTGGTGAAAAAGATAATCACCGCTCATTCCGGCAATATAGAAGTATATTCTGATAACGGAACGAAGTTTGTAGTTAGTCTAAAAGAAGGTTAG
- a CDS encoding ArsR family transcriptional regulator → MRKKKIPEIRYRASRICRVLANPTAYEILHILKKGAKTPIELGEILGLHISTVSHVLKSLRQLDLVRYDVKFRERIYWIKEDAILLVMADLEEMVKRIRSREY, encoded by the coding sequence GTGCGAAAAAAGAAAATTCCAGAAATAAGATACAGGGCCTCAAGAATTTGCAGGGTTCTGGCTAATCCTACTGCCTATGAAATACTACATATTCTTAAGAAGGGTGCGAAAACACCGATAGAACTTGGTGAAATTTTGGGATTACATATTTCCACAGTATCTCATGTTTTGAAATCGCTACGCCAGTTAGATCTGGTCAGGTATGATGTTAAGTTCAGAGAAAGGATTTATTGGATCAAGGAAGATGCGATTCTTTTGGTGATGGCAGACCTTGAAGAAATGGTTAAGAGGATAAGATCCAGAGAATATTAA